Proteins from a genomic interval of Zingiber officinale cultivar Zhangliang chromosome 1B, Zo_v1.1, whole genome shotgun sequence:
- the LOC122042194 gene encoding sulfated surface glycoprotein 185-like yields MASCAARLLMTSTVSLRLCRRSITTGRTTHVKPHHPRAAAPLLFSSAPKCAGIPPEVPRPPPQELPPYPPDDLPGIDIPPEIIPPPPAQPPLPRTPQPGPDLPRPPMPPPPDHPEVPIPPSHGPEVPTPLPTVLLRHPSPEVVPVTPQEVWPPSAVSFPHYL; encoded by the coding sequence ATGGCTTCCTGCGCGGCCCGCCTTCTCATGACCTCCACCGTCTCCCTCCGTCTCTGCCGCCGCTCCATCACCACCGGAAGGACAACTCATGTGAAACCGCATCACCCTCGAGCCGCCGCGCCACTCCTCTTCTCCTCTGCACCAAAATGCGCAGGCATTCCGCCGGAGGTCCCTCGGCCTCCGCCGCAGGAGCTGCCTCCGTACCCGCCCGACGACCTGCCGGGGATTGACATTCCCCCAGAGATCATCCCACCGCCTCCGGCTCAGCCTCCGCTACCTAGAACTCCTCAGCCGGGACCGGATTTACCGCGGCCGCCCATGCCTCCCCCGCCTGATCATCCCGAGGTGCCGATCCCCCCTTCTCATGGGCCGGAGGTACCAACGCCACTGCCGACCGTGTTACTAAGGCATCCCTCGCCGGAGGTTGTGCCAGTGACGCCGCAGGAGGTTTGGCCGCCCAGTGCAGTTTCCTTCCCGCACTATCTGTAA
- the LOC121979458 gene encoding uncharacterized protein LOC121979458 yields MRIFPPSCSYYCCGFVFFLLNVLHISSFHQIAMQPKRIEHLPVLETPVDDCSSSGRPLCRETRDTHSDRLRRQISARGRLPVTFRQSDGHPIGPNAASFMTELGLSVKKFAPLQAKSWKHIPAENKKMIYDRISAAFDISFQEGSSSVMKETDRLMSARYRDNRSKMHNHYKKLSHLPPAERRQHIPIEFCETQDDWDYMCTLFESEKRSAINVENRGKLSYNHRGGSKSFIQYSYDGDDMVRLRDECILSQNSEDVIDVFQIADTVYDQVLGTRSGYIRGLGSGPKPVRSTSSDATSSSRSTNAALRERLESTQDELASTKIQLANTQDELASIKSRQDKFEQILNRLAPGALDSLIHASSSTPPPPPPPPS; encoded by the exons ATGCGAATCTTCCCTCCTTCCTGCTCCTATTATTGCTGTGGATTTGTGTTCTTCCTCTTGAACGTGCTTCACATAAGTTCTTTCCACCAAATAG CTATGCAGCCTAAGAGGATTGAGCATTTACCAGTTTTGGAGACACCTGTAGATGATTGTTCTTCCAGTG GCCGACCGCTATGTAGGGAGACACGTGACACACATTCTGATCGACTGCGACGCCAGATCAGTGCTCGGGGTAGATTGCCCGTTACTTTTCGTCAGAGCGATGGACATCCCATTGGCCCTAATGCAGCTTCATTTATGACCGAGTTAGGCCTCTCGGTAAAGAAGTTTGCACCATTACAAGCTAAGAGTTGGAAACACATCCCCGCTGAGAATAAAAAGATGATATACGATCGAATATCA GCTGCTTTTGATATAAGTTTTCAGGAGGGCTCATCGTCGGTCATGAAGGAGACCGACCGATTGATGAGCGCACGATATAGAGACAATAGATCTAAAATGCATAACCATTATAAGAAGTTATCTCACCTTCCTCCTGCTGAGCGTCGACAGCATATTCCGATTGAGTTCTGTGAGACTCAAGACGATTGGGACTACATGTGTACTCTGTTTGAATCTGAG AAACGATCTGCAATAAATGTCGAAAATCGAGGAAAACTCTCATATAACCATCGTGGAGGTTCTAAATCATTCATCCAGTATAGTTACGACGGT GATGATATGGTGAGACTACGTGATGAGTGTATTCTATCACAAAATTCAGAAGATGTCATCGATGTATTCCAAATTGCAGATACAGTTTATGATCAG GTCCTCGGTACTCGGTCTGGATACATCAGAGGACTTGGAAGTGGGCCGAAGCCAGTTAGGTCTACTTCTTCAGATGCCACATCCTCATCCAGATCAACTAATGCTGCATTGCGTGAAAGACTTGAATCGACCCAAGATGAGTTAGCGAGCACCAAAATTCAGCTAGCAAACACGCAAGATGAGTTAGCATCAATTAAATCAAGACAAGATAAGTTTGAACAAATACTTAACCGATTGGCACCTGGAGCATTAGATTCCTTGATCCATGCTTCTTCTTCaactccacctcctcctcctcctcctccgtctTAG